In the Hydrogenimonas thermophila genome, AATTTTACTATTTTCTGACAGTGTTATTGCATTTGTTATTGCAATCTTTTTTTCTTCATTTATCTTTTGTTTAAATATATTTATTAAATCATTTGAAACTTGATTATATAACTGATTTTCAATATTTTCTATTGATGAAAATAAACTAATTAATACAACTATAAAACTAATTGTTATTAAGAATACTAGTTGAATAAGAATACGTTTTGAGATAGACATTTTGTTATAATTTAACATTAGAAATCCTTTTTTTTTATCTAATTTTGAATAATTTTCTTACACTGCTCTAAAAGTTCTATATCCATAAAATGAATATCATTTACATCTTTATTTTTAAATATAGATTTTAACCATTTTTCAAACAAAATAATAAAATCATTTATATTTCTTATTATGTTTTTTTGTTTCTCTCTTTCCATTGCATCAAAATCTTTTAAATAACTATATACATCTTTTACTGCTTCTGCAAGGTGACCAAATTCTGCAAGATGATTTAGTAAATGAAAGCAATTTTCAAAAAACTCAGAACTTTCATAAATCAGATCTGCACTCACTTCATTTTTATCATTCAAAAGATACAGGTAAGCTTCTTTTGCTTCATTTACATCATCAATATAGTAATCAATATCTTCAGATACAATTGTCATAAAATCAATTGCTTTAACTTGTTCATAAATCGTTTTGATTGTCTCTTTATTATCTTCTTCTCTAATTAAATTTAAACGAATCGTAAAACAATCATCTTTAAATTTAATATCTTTATATTCTGATGATTTAATGATTTTTTCTGCTGCTTCTGTACAAAATTTATCTTTCACAGTCAAATAAGCAAAATTCTTTGAATACTCTAATAGAATTTTAAACTTTGGAGATTTATTTTCGCGAGATAGAAATCTATATATTTTTACAAATTCAACAATAATATCTTTTAAAGAGTCTGATGCAGATACAAGATCTTCTTGAGAAAAATGTTTCCATAATAAAAATAGGTCTGCTTCCTTCTGCATATTAAAAATTGTAATACAATTCTGTAAATAGTAGTCATTAAAAAGGTTTTCAACATCTTTTTGAGGTAGGATTGTTTGATATTTGTCTTTTTTAATAAACTGAATTATAAACTTTAATCTAGCAACAATATCGTCTATATGAAAAGGTTTTGCTATGTAAAAATCTGCACCACTAGCATAAATCTTTTCTATCTGTTCTTCTCCTCCTAATCCCGTAATAGCTGCTATAAATATATTTTTTGTTTTATTAGAATTTTTTACTCTACTAATTAGTTCAAATCCATTCATATTTGGCATCATTATATCAGTTAATAAAATATCAACACGTTCATGTTGTATTAAATCTAAAGCTTTTTTCCCATCTTCTGCTTCTATAATTTTAATATCTGCCCCTATTTTGTTTTCAATGATACTTTTTAAAGTATCCCTAAGTTTTATTTCATCATCTACAATCATTATATTCATTTTCTCTCCTCAAATAACTTTATTAAATTTTGCTTCAAAGATTATCACTTATTATCTATCAAGTATTATATTCTCTGAAAGTACTTTAAAACTTACTATCAAATACTTTATTTAAAATTTAGCCATTTTAACTCAATAATTAATCAATATTTATTGAGTTAAATACTAAACATACGTTTATTAATGCAATGACCCTCTAAAGAATTTTTTACAACATTAATAAATACAAGCTCTACTCAGACTGAGAATAACTATAAAATTTTTCATTAATAGTTACAAATTTAACTCAAATAGAAAAATCATTCATCAATACACAACATTTAACGGATTCTCGTAATAATATAGTTTTCTACATAAAATATAAATTAAATGTGAAATATTCTTAAAAAAGTAGCTTGTCAAAATATAAAATATACTAAAAAGAGAAAGATATAATATGGAAGTTTTTGAAAAAATAAATCATTATTTAAGAGAGAAAAAAATTTCTAAAAAAGAGTTTGCAGCTAGATTACAAGCATTAGAACCAAAATTGAAAAGCACAGGTGAAATACCATCTGAAAAAACGATTTATGCATACTTAAACGGAAGAATCAGTATAAAAGCAGAACTAATACCATACATTGCACAAGTATTGGATATACCAGAACAATTACTTTTTGCTGACTGTAAAATAAGTAGAAAAAAATTTTTGTTACATATTTTAAAAAGCATAACACCAGAAGAGAAAAATTTAATTAAATCTAAACTTTGCAATAATCAAATAAATAAAAAAGAGATAAATAAATTTGACAAAATAGAAGAACTACTCCAATATGCCCCTGATATTTTTATAAAAAAACTTGAAAATATACTCAAAGAATATAAAGCATTAACATTAAAGTTTAAAAGCTAATGTTTTCTTGTTTTTTGCAAATTTTACTTCTAAAAATTTCTACCTTCCCGTCTATACACTGCAAATAAATTAATTGTTCACACTTAATGCAACTAAAAACAATATCAACAATTAAAAGTAATTAATTCTTTATATCTATTTAATGTAGAAAATTATATTATATGTAGAAGATATGAAAGATAAATTACTATTAAATCAAAATAATTTTCAAATCATTCTATGAATTATAGAACTACTGTAAAAATGGAGGAACTAAACAAATGAAAGTTTTTACAGATGAAGGTCAATGTTTTATTGATTTAGAACATTCATTAACAATTAAAGATGTCAGTACTTTACATATTAAACTGAGTGCTACAAATATAAAAGAAATAAATGAATTTTTTATTCATGGCATGGATTTAAAAGAGTTTGATACAGCTGGTCTTCAAATTTTGATAGCTATAAAAAAGTATGCAGATAAAAATAATAAAGAATTTCAAATGTCAGTTGGAAAAAAAGAAAGAGAATTGATCAAATTTTATGAAATGGATGAGTATTTTAAAGGGGCAATTGTATGAACGCTGAATTTATAAGTATGTTAGATGAATATAAAGCAGAGAATGATGAACTTCTTCAAAATATGGAAGATGCGCTTATGCAGATTCAAGAAGAAGGCATGAATGATGAAAATATAAATGCTGTTTTTAGAGCTGCTCATACAATTAAAGGCAGTTCGGGAATGTTTGGTATTGATTATATCGTCAAATTCACACATGTTGCTGAAAATTTATTAGACAAAATTCGCAATAATAAAATTCAAATTAATGATGAAATTATTGATACACTGTTATCTTGTAAAGATCACATACAAACTTTAGTTGATTTTGTAGTCGATAATCCAGATAATGAACCGTCTGATGATATTACACAAAAAAGTAACAATCTCATAGAGATACTTACCAAATACCTCGATAATAAAAATGAAAAAGAAAAAAATACAGCACAAAATGAAAATATTACCAATAATAATACAGTAGATAAATCTAAAGATAAAACTATTTATAAAATTAAAATAGATTTTAAAGAAGAGACTTTCAATCATGGATTCGATCTATATTCATTTATAAATTATTTAAATAATTTAGGAGAAATAGCTTCTTTTAAAACAATAACTACAAAAGTTCCAACAATAGATTCCATTAACCCAACAAAATGTTATTTAAGTTTTGAAATTGAATTTGCAAGTACAGAATCAGAATCAAAAATAAAAGATGTATTTGAACTTGCAAAAGATGATTGTCAAATAGAAATTATAAACCCAAACAAAGTTACAGAAAAAAAAGATAAAAAAACAGATGAAATACAAAAAAAGATTTCTAGCAAAAAAATAGCTGTTAATAAAAGTTCCAATTCTATAAGAGTAGATGCTGAAAAAGTTGATAGTTTAATAAACCTAATCGGTGAGATGGTAATATCTAATGCAGTTGTAATGCAAAAAGCAAAAAATAATGGCAATTCCGATCTCATTGAATCAATTTCTAATGTCTCAAGAATGCTTGAAGAGTTACGCGAAAATGCAATGCAAATAAGAATGATACCAATAGGCGATACATTTAAAAAGTATAAACGAATAGTACATGATTTAGCAAACAAATTAGGCAAACAGATAGAACTTAGTATGAGTGGGTATGAAACTGAACTTGACAAAACAGTTATAGAAAAAATTTCCGATCCACTTGTTCATCTAATCCGAAATTCTGTAGACCATGGCATAGAAACACCAGATGAAAGAGTAAAGAACGGTAAAAATCCCAAAGGGACAATTGAGCTAAACGCATATCATGATGCAGGTTCCATTGTCATAGAAATAAAAGATGATGGAAAAGGACTAGATGCAGAAGTTATTTTACAAAAAGGTATAGAAAAGGGGTTAGTAGAGAACCCAGAGTTAATGACTCAAAAAGAGATATTTGAACTAATTTTACAACCTGGTTTTTCAACTGCTAAAAAAGTAAGCGACATCTCAGGTCGAGGTGTTGGGATGGATGTTGTAAAAAGAAATATTACAGATCTTAGAGGAGAGATTGAAATATTTAGTGAAAAAGGACATGGTACAAGAATTTTAATACGACTCCCTTTGACATTGGCAATCATAGATGGATTTTTAACCAAGGTAAGTAATACCTATTTTGTAATACCTTTAGACATGGTAATAGAGTGCATAGAACTTACAAAAGCAATTAAAGAAGAGATGCGAGGAAACAACTACATAAATTTAAGAGGAAAAGTTTTACCTGTATTGGATCTTAATCAATATTTTAAAATTGATAAAAAGAATCCAACTTCAAAAGATAATGTTGTAGTAGTCAATTATGCTGGAAAATATATGGGGATATTAGTACAGGAACTTCTAGGAGAACTTCAAACAGTTATAAAACCTCTGGGGCAAGTATTTAAAAACTTAAATAGTTTAAGCGGATCAACAATACTAGGAAATGGTGAAGTAGCTCTAATATTAGATATTCCATCTCTTTTGAAAGATATGGAAAAAAGACCACTTAATAACTGTGCCGCATAAAAAGGAGTAGTCATGAATATGCAGGAACTTAAAAAAGAACTTAAAGATTTAACACTTCTATATGTAGAAGATGATGCAAATACAAGAATAAGAATTGAAAAACTTTTTAGTCATATTTTTAAAAGTGTAACAACAGCAGAAAATGGAGTAGATGCACTTAAACTTTATGAAGAAAAAGAGTATGACTTAGTTATTACAGATATTACAATGCCAAAAATGAATGGCATAGAATTGATAGAAAATATAAGAAACACTAATAAAAATCAAACAATTATAATTTTAACTGCACATAACACAAATGAAAATTTATTAGATGCAATAGACTTACAAGTTGATGGTTTCTTATTAAAACCACTTGATAAAGATAAAATGTCTGAATTACTATACAAAATAGGTAAACATATTAAAAATGAAAAAGAAAATATAAGCTATAAGAAAAATTTAGAGTCATTAGTACAAGAACAACAAAACAAGATTTGTGAATTGATAGCTAAAGACCATCTTACCGGTGAATATAATTATTCAAAGCTCAAATCATTAATAATACATAATAAAAGTTCTACTGTTTGTCTTTTAGTAATAAATCATCTTTCTGAACTTCTTGATTTTTTTGGAACAGAAATATATGAACCTATTATAAAAAAATGTTCTGACTATCTTAAATCAATAATTATTGAAAAAATGAAATATTTTCATTTACGAAGTAATGAATTTGCAATTTTTATTGATAATACGAATAATTCAGAAGATTTAATGAAAAAGTTTTGTAAAAAAATAGAAGATTTTTATATTAACATTAATGGTGCTAAAATAAAAATAGTCTTTTCTACTGCTGTATTAAAAGGAGACAGCACTACTCTTTTAAAATCAATAGATGATACTCTTTTAAAAATATCACAATCTGGTAATATTCACAATATTACTAATCTAAACAATGACATAATAAAACAAAGATGGGAATCATTATGCATTGCAACAAATGTTGCGGATAAGTCATTGTCAATACCATATTATCAGCCTATTTTTTCACAAAATGAAGAACACTTAATGTTTGAAGTATTATGTAGAATAAATAATAATTTTTTTAAAAATGAAAACAAAAGAAAATGTTTCTTTGAATCCTGTAAAAAAGCTCAAATTTTTAGCAAAATTACCTTAAATGTTTTAAAAAGTTCAATAAAACAGATTGAAAAAGTAAATGCTCTATTTTTTATAAATTTGTGTAAAAATGAAATATTAGATAGTGAGTTCATAAATACAATAATTAATTCACCTATAAAAGTAAAAAACAATATTGTTATAGAAGTAAATCCATCATTATTAAATGAAAACAAAATAATTAATATAATATTAAAACTTAAAGATATTGGCATTAGGATATGTTTTGATAATGTAGGCTTAGAATCATTTCAAATTAAAAGAATATTGGATATCAATCTCATTCCTAGCTTTTTAAAACTCGATAAAAGTATTATTTCTTCTATTCCATTTAATGAAAGATATTTAAATACAGTTCAAGCATATACTATCTTTGCAAAAAATATGAATATAAAAACTATTGCAGTAGGTATTGAAAATCAAAAGTGCTATGAAGTAGCTAAAAAAATAGGCTTCGATTACTATCAAGGTTATTACCTTGCTGAACCTCAAGAGACAATTAAAATAGGAGAAATATAAATGAGAACTTATAATTTAGTATTTTCTACCTTTAGTGATCTTGAAAAAAGATTAAAAAAGATTAAAAATTACAGAAGTAAAAGTATATTAATACAAATCTTTTCTGGAAAAATAGATAAAAATTTTATAAAAGATTTAAGTTATTTTATAAAAGAGAGACTTAACAATTCTACTATCATAGGTGCAACAACTGATGGTGAAATTATAAATAAAAAAATAAAAGAAAACAGTGTTATCATCTCTATAACGTTATTTAAAGATAGTTCAATATCATCTGCATCAATTGAATATAATGGAAATTTTGTTGAAAATGGTATTGAATTAGTTAAAAAAATTGTAAACGAGACAACAAAAGTAGTTATACTTTTTTCTACTGGATTAAATGTTAATGCAGATGAACTTTTAAAGGGTGTTAATACTATAACTAAAAAATATAAAAATATTGTAATTGCTGGTGCATTAGCTGGAGATAACTCAAATTTTAAAGAAACTTTTGTCATGCATAATAATAAAATTCTTTCAAATGGTGTTGTAGCTGTTACAATCAATAATAAAGACCTATTTGCTACTCAATGTTACAATTTTTCTTGGAAGCAATTTGGACGCCATTTTCAAATAACAAAAGCAGAAAATAATCGGATTTATGAAATAGAAGGAGTAAAAGCTTATGATTTTTATAAAAAATATCTTGGAGAAGATGTAGCTAAAAAGCTTCCTCAGGTAGGAATACAATTTCCACTAATAATAAAAAGAGGAACTAAAAATGTAGCAAGAGCTTGTTTGGATGTATTTGATGATGGATCTATTGCATTTGGTGGGAATATATATACAGGAGAAAAGGCTATATTTGCAATAGGTGATATAGAATTGATTCTTGATGATTTAAAAAAAGATAAACTTAAAACAAGTTATGACATAGAATCTATTTTTATATATTCCTGTATGGCTAGAAAAAAATTATTTGGTTCGAGTATTGCAATTGAAATAACACCATTAACATATATCGCTCCTGTAGCAGGCTTTTTCTCTTATGGAGAGTTTTATATTGATGAAAACCATACACCAATAATGATGCAAGAAACTATGACTGTTTTAGGAATGTCCGAAGAAAAAAAGCCTATTAAAAAAAATACACAAAGAGTAAAAGTACATAAAAAAAATATTGATACACGTAGCGATTTAATACGTGCAATGGTTCATTTAAATAATATGGTGGCAAAAGACTGGGAAACATTGAATAAAAACCTTAAAGAAGAGGTAACAAAAAAAACTTTACAAAATAGACAAAAAGACTCTTTACTTATGCAACAGTCAAAATTAGCACAAATGGGCGAAATGATTGGAATGATCGCACACCAATGGAGACAACCTCTTAATGCAATAAGTGCAGAATCTATCAATCTATCTCTTCTTTCAGAATTAGATGAATTAAAAGATGAGGAAGTTCAAAAAAGTTGTACTTTCATACAACAACAGTGCCAAAAAATGTCTGAAACCATCAATACATTTATGGAGTTCATAAAACAAGAGAAACACAAAAAGCCTTTTATTGTTCAAAATGTAATAGAAGAAACAA is a window encoding:
- a CDS encoding FIST N-terminal domain-containing protein, which produces MRTYNLVFSTFSDLEKRLKKIKNYRSKSILIQIFSGKIDKNFIKDLSYFIKERLNNSTIIGATTDGEIINKKIKENSVIISITLFKDSSISSASIEYNGNFVENGIELVKKIVNETTKVVILFSTGLNVNADELLKGVNTITKKYKNIVIAGALAGDNSNFKETFVMHNNKILSNGVVAVTINNKDLFATQCYNFSWKQFGRHFQITKAENNRIYEIEGVKAYDFYKKYLGEDVAKKLPQVGIQFPLIIKRGTKNVARACLDVFDDGSIAFGGNIYTGEKAIFAIGDIELILDDLKKDKLKTSYDIESIFIYSCMARKKLFGSSIAIEITPLTYIAPVAGFFSYGEFYIDENHTPIMMQETMTVLGMSEEKKPIKKNTQRVKVHKKNIDTRSDLIRAMVHLNNMVAKDWETLNKNLKEEVTKKTLQNRQKDSLLMQQSKLAQMGEMIGMIAHQWRQPLNAISAESINLSLLSELDELKDEEVQKSCTFIQQQCQKMSETINTFMEFIKQEKHKKPFIVQNVIEETIAIVKPQFASRNITLNISDLCSEKIEITGYRNLIEQVLLTLLSNARDAFEEQQIENSQINIITSRNSDIVEICVEDNAGGVKEEHIEKLFNPYFTTKEPGKGTGLGLYMAKRIITEQFNGHIYYNSIKNGSCFIINININDNK
- a CDS encoding EAL domain-containing response regulator produces the protein MNMQELKKELKDLTLLYVEDDANTRIRIEKLFSHIFKSVTTAENGVDALKLYEEKEYDLVITDITMPKMNGIELIENIRNTNKNQTIIILTAHNTNENLLDAIDLQVDGFLLKPLDKDKMSELLYKIGKHIKNEKENISYKKNLESLVQEQQNKICELIAKDHLTGEYNYSKLKSLIIHNKSSTVCLLVINHLSELLDFFGTEIYEPIIKKCSDYLKSIIIEKMKYFHLRSNEFAIFIDNTNNSEDLMKKFCKKIEDFYININGAKIKIVFSTAVLKGDSTTLLKSIDDTLLKISQSGNIHNITNLNNDIIKQRWESLCIATNVADKSLSIPYYQPIFSQNEEHLMFEVLCRINNNFFKNENKRKCFFESCKKAQIFSKITLNVLKSSIKQIEKVNALFFINLCKNEILDSEFINTIINSPIKVKNNIVIEVNPSLLNENKIINIILKLKDIGIRICFDNVGLESFQIKRILDINLIPSFLKLDKSIISSIPFNERYLNTVQAYTIFAKNMNIKTIAVGIENQKCYEVAKKIGFDYYQGYYLAEPQETIKIGEI
- a CDS encoding response regulator, giving the protein MNIMIVDDEIKLRDTLKSIIENKIGADIKIIEAEDGKKALDLIQHERVDILLTDIMMPNMNGFELISRVKNSNKTKNIFIAAITGLGGEEQIEKIYASGADFYIAKPFHIDDIVARLKFIIQFIKKDKYQTILPQKDVENLFNDYYLQNCITIFNMQKEADLFLLWKHFSQEDLVSASDSLKDIIVEFVKIYRFLSRENKSPKFKILLEYSKNFAYLTVKDKFCTEAAEKIIKSSEYKDIKFKDDCFTIRLNLIREEDNKETIKTIYEQVKAIDFMTIVSEDIDYYIDDVNEAKEAYLYLLNDKNEVSADLIYESSEFFENCFHLLNHLAEFGHLAEAVKDVYSYLKDFDAMEREKQKNIIRNINDFIILFEKWLKSIFKNKDVNDIHFMDIELLEQCKKIIQN
- a CDS encoding chemotaxis protein CheA yields the protein MNAEFISMLDEYKAENDELLQNMEDALMQIQEEGMNDENINAVFRAAHTIKGSSGMFGIDYIVKFTHVAENLLDKIRNNKIQINDEIIDTLLSCKDHIQTLVDFVVDNPDNEPSDDITQKSNNLIEILTKYLDNKNEKEKNTAQNENITNNNTVDKSKDKTIYKIKIDFKEETFNHGFDLYSFINYLNNLGEIASFKTITTKVPTIDSINPTKCYLSFEIEFASTESESKIKDVFELAKDDCQIEIINPNKVTEKKDKKTDEIQKKISSKKIAVNKSSNSIRVDAEKVDSLINLIGEMVISNAVVMQKAKNNGNSDLIESISNVSRMLEELRENAMQIRMIPIGDTFKKYKRIVHDLANKLGKQIELSMSGYETELDKTVIEKISDPLVHLIRNSVDHGIETPDERVKNGKNPKGTIELNAYHDAGSIVIEIKDDGKGLDAEVILQKGIEKGLVENPELMTQKEIFELILQPGFSTAKKVSDISGRGVGMDVVKRNITDLRGEIEIFSEKGHGTRILIRLPLTLAIIDGFLTKVSNTYFVIPLDMVIECIELTKAIKEEMRGNNYINLRGKVLPVLDLNQYFKIDKKNPTSKDNVVVVNYAGKYMGILVQELLGELQTVIKPLGQVFKNLNSLSGSTILGNGEVALILDIPSLLKDMEKRPLNNCAA